Proteins encoded by one window of Anguilla rostrata isolate EN2019 chromosome 9, ASM1855537v3, whole genome shotgun sequence:
- the LOC135263200 gene encoding zinc finger protein 26-like isoform X2, which translates to MKEESLQDGTDYSGVELRSDLQRTEDTQERKPENGMSWQERDILSKIKKEEEWEWQSEDGVRNEEVKGLWRDQEQERDEKFEPEVTGQKLQTDGGLENDGKVDCMKQEGDDLSRQITSCLLKQPRVLIHQHNITDFLVPLVSPPKSITSFGVQTLVATQKQEELLPTRKERSLKQKRKVKTRKRKKSRLDSSEKDASPESSNGSQNAGENSHCVDRDEEDRATPLCEASSSPATPSSCSDRPPQGTPQTDQVQKRRRSYQQYWHREYLMDFDPQQNRMNCMVCSSSLVTLQVSTIKRHIRQKHPGSLLLTPADKERICRSWAEHLGQDPKPSHVPGGMTKGQEELLDSERHSIGQAGELPSQIFVCSHCPFVHTEEVNLQQHIREAHPGEHSRSLKFGVNQEGNPLLVSRTDQHPSPITTHPTPTQSHTGTAGTYKCSVCGDSFRYPSLLKNHMQIHTGEQQHPCPLCGKSFELESLLTEHLQSYHGEQLYSCSPCGKSFTSPSDLKRHQHIHTGERPYNCSQCGMSFSLPFTLKQHQSIHSGERPFQCRYCAKSFRRAIQLTRHERTHTGESPYHCFQCEKSFKSPSDLTRHKRIHSGERPYLCYQCGKSFSQSSNLIQHQQSHSGERPFRCSQCGKSYSRSSTLTLHLRTHTGERPFVCSQCGKCFTKSFNLKQHLKTHRKASSINTRVEKSLDA; encoded by the exons ATGAAAGAAGAATCTCTGCAGGATGGCACAGAttattcaggagtggagctgcgaTCAGATCTGCAGAGAACTGAAGACACACAGGAAAGGAAACCTGAAAATGGAATGAGCTGGCAGGAAAGAGACATTCTATCCAAAATAAAGAAGGAGGAAGAATGGGAGTGGCAGAGTGAGGATGGTGTGAGAAATGAAGAAGTCAAGGGACTGTGGAGGGACcaagaacaagagagagatgaaaagtttGAGCCAGAAGTAACTGGCCAAAAGCTCCAAACTGATGGAGGACTGGAGAATGATGGAAAAGTAGATTGTATGAAACAGGAAGGGGATGACCTGTCACGTCAGATAACTTCCTGTCTGTTGAAACAGCCAAGAGTACTAATCCATCAACACAATATAACAGATTTTTTAGTTCCTTTAGTTTCACCTCCCAAATCCATTACCAGTTTTGGGGTCCAGACATTGGTAGCTACACAGAAACAAGAAGAGCTTTTACCAACGAGGAAAGAGAGATCACTGAAGCAAAAGAGAAAGGTCAAGACCCGGAAGAGAAAGAAATCACGTTTGGATTCATCAGAGAAAGA tgcctCTCCTGAATCCTCCAATGGATCTCAGAATGCTG GGGAGAATAGTCACTGTGTGGACAGAGATGAAGAGGACCGGGCCACACCCCTCTGTGAGGCCTCCAGCAGTCCTGCCACCCCGTCCTCCTGCTCTGATCGTCCACCCCAAGGCACCCCGCAGACGGACCAGGTCCAGAAACGCAGGCGCAGCTACCAGCAGTACTGGCACAGAGAATATCTGATGGACTTTGACCCGCAACAGAACCGGATGAACTGCATGGTGTGCAGCAGCTCACTGGTCACCCTTCAGGTCAGCACCATCAAGCGGCACATCCGGCAGAAGCACCCAGGCTCTCTGCTGCTGACCCCCGCTGACAAAGAGAGAATCTGCAGGAGCTGGGCCGAGCACCTGGGACAGGACCCGAAACCCAGCCATGTGCCAGGCGGGATGACCAAGGGACAGGAGGAGTTGTTGGACAGCGAACGGCATTCCATTG GGCAGGCTGGTGAGCTGCCATCTCAGATCTTTGTCTGCTCCCATTGTCCATTTGTTCACACGGAAGAAGTGAACCTTCAGCAACACATTAGGGAGGCTCACCCTGGAGAGCACAGCAGGAGTCTAAAGTTTGGAGTAAACCAAGAAGGGAACCCACTGCTTGTCAGCAGGACAGATCAACACCCCTCACCCATTACGACACACCCCACTCCAACACAGTCCCATACAGGCACTGCAGGGACCTAcaaatgctctgtgtgtggtgaCAGTTTCAGATATCCCTCACTTCTGAAAAACCATATGCAAattcacacaggtgagcagcagcaCCCTTGTCCCCTGTGTGGGAAGAGTTTTGAGCTGGAATCCCTGCTCACAGAACACCTGCAGTCTTATCATGGAGAGCAGTTGTATTCTTGCTCCCCATGTGGGAAGAGCTTCACTTCTCCATCAGACCTGAAGAGACACCAACATATTCACACAGGGGAGAGACCGTACaactgctcccagtgtgggatGAGTTTCAGCCTGCCGTTTACTTTGAAGCAGCACCAATCGATTCACTCTGGGGAGCGCCCATTCCAGTGCCGCTATTGTGCGAAGAGTTTCAGGCGAGCGATACAGCTAACTCGACATGAGCGAACTCATACAGGGGAAAGCCCTTACCACTGTTTCCAGTGTGAAAAAAGCTTCAAATCACCCTCAGACCTGACGAGGCACAAGCGAATTCACTCTGGCGAGCGGCCGTACCTTTGCTACCAGTGCGGGAAGAGTTTCAGTCAGTCCAGCAACCTGATACAGCACCAACAGAGCCATTCTGGGGAGCGCCCTTTCCgctgctcccagtgtgggaagagctACAGTCGGTCAAGTACTCTGACACTACATCTGCGGACTCATACAGGTGAACGGCCATTCGTttgctcccagtgtgggaagtgctttacTAAATCTTTTAACCTAAAGCAGCACCTTAAAACTCATAGGAAAGCATCTTCCATTAATACCAGGGTGGAGAAGAGCCTTGATGCCTGA